One window of Chryseobacterium sp. JJR-5R genomic DNA carries:
- the cas1 gene encoding type II CRISPR-associated endonuclease Cas1, producing the protein MITRSIYIGNPAYLKIKDEQMKILCPETRTEKGSVPVEDLGLLMLDHFRITVSHQLIQKMMGNNVVVISCDSHHLPHGIMLPLYGHTEHSDRVKDQLEASEPLKKQLWKQTIECKIENQKNVLMKLGNYYEPMLEYQRNVRSGDITNMEGIAAQHYWKYLISLDFLRERFGDSPNPFFNFGYSVLRSIVARAIVETGLLPVLGIFHKNKYNPYCLADDLMEPYRPFVDLLVMQWLGIHPETEELNKEFKAHILQVAAKDVNIDGKTRPLMVAVKMTAVSLYKCYTGEKRLISYPELL; encoded by the coding sequence ATGATCACCCGCTCAATCTACATCGGCAATCCGGCCTACCTGAAAATCAAAGACGAGCAGATGAAGATCCTCTGCCCGGAAACCAGAACCGAAAAGGGGAGTGTTCCCGTAGAAGATTTGGGGCTGCTGATGCTGGACCATTTCCGGATCACGGTTTCCCATCAGCTGATCCAGAAAATGATGGGAAACAATGTGGTGGTCATCAGCTGCGATTCCCACCATCTCCCTCACGGCATTATGCTTCCGCTTTATGGCCATACCGAACACTCGGACCGGGTAAAAGACCAGCTGGAAGCCAGCGAACCGTTGAAAAAGCAGCTCTGGAAACAGACCATAGAGTGCAAAATTGAAAACCAGAAAAACGTACTGATGAAACTCGGGAATTATTATGAACCGATGCTTGAATACCAGCGGAATGTCAGGTCAGGTGACATTACCAATATGGAAGGCATCGCGGCCCAGCATTACTGGAAATACCTGATCAGCCTGGATTTCCTCCGCGAACGTTTCGGGGATTCGCCAAACCCCTTTTTCAATTTTGGATACTCCGTGCTCAGAAGTATTGTGGCCAGGGCTATTGTGGAAACCGGACTGCTGCCTGTCCTGGGGATTTTTCACAAGAACAAATACAATCCGTACTGCCTGGCAGATGACCTGATGGAACCGTACCGCCCGTTTGTTGATCTGCTCGTGATGCAGTGGCTCGGCATACATCCTGAAACGGAAGAATTAAATAAGGAATTTAAGGCGCATATCCTGCAGGTCGCTGCGAAAGATGTGAACATTGACGGTAAAACAAGGCCTCTGATGGTAGCGGTAAAGATGACTGCCGTTTCGCTGTATAAATGCTATACAGGCGAGAAGCGCCTGATTTCTTATCCTGAACTATTATGA
- the cas2 gene encoding CRISPR-associated endonuclease Cas2, which produces MNAERFNAYRIMWVLVLYDLPTETKANMRDANRFRKSLIDDGFTLFQFSMYVRHCPSRENAEVHIKRVKFMLPKAGKVAIMCITDKQFGDIEIFFARNKEEPPPTFQQLELF; this is translated from the coding sequence ATGAATGCCGAAAGGTTTAATGCATACCGGATTATGTGGGTATTAGTATTGTATGATCTCCCGACGGAAACAAAGGCCAATATGAGAGATGCCAACCGTTTCCGGAAATCACTGATCGATGACGGATTTACTCTATTCCAGTTTTCGATGTATGTGCGGCATTGCCCGAGCCGTGAAAATGCTGAGGTCCATATCAAACGGGTTAAGTTTATGCTGCCCAAAGCGGGGAAGGTAGCCATTATGTGCATTACGGATAAGCAGTTCGGGGATATTGAAATCTTTTTTGCCAGGAATAAAGAAGAGCCGCCGCCAACCTTCCAGCAGCTTGAATTATTCTGA
- a CDS encoding Crp/Fnr family transcriptional regulator encodes MAIQEDLLITYGAEIIHIKQSGLLFEENAAPAYYFQIKKGKIKLANFKPGPGGRGGEFIQSLHCKGESVGEVFLFCRHNRYAVSALATEDCTILRLERAKLLKLLESDFELQLQFLRNCAERTYYSYIFLNSLTSEDAAHQLLTVLDHLKEKQGQKEPFSYKVPYTRKELSSLTGLRIETVIRILKKLESEDIVKIVKGRVYY; translated from the coding sequence ATGGCCATACAAGAAGACTTGCTTATTACTTATGGAGCAGAAATTATTCATATAAAGCAATCCGGATTGCTTTTTGAAGAAAATGCTGCGCCGGCGTATTATTTTCAGATTAAAAAAGGTAAAATAAAGCTTGCTAATTTCAAGCCAGGACCAGGAGGCAGAGGCGGAGAATTTATCCAGAGCCTGCATTGTAAGGGCGAATCTGTAGGAGAGGTATTCCTTTTTTGCAGGCACAACAGGTACGCCGTGAGTGCTTTGGCCACAGAAGACTGTACGATCTTACGGTTGGAGCGGGCCAAACTGTTAAAATTATTGGAATCTGATTTTGAACTCCAGCTGCAGTTTCTCCGGAACTGTGCGGAACGAACCTATTACAGTTATATTTTCTTAAACAGCCTGACTTCAGAGGATGCCGCCCATCAGCTGCTGACCGTGCTGGACCATCTTAAAGAAAAACAAGGCCAGAAAGAGCCCTTTTCCTATAAAGTTCCTTATACCAGAAAAGAACTTTCTTCTTTAACGGGCCTCAGGATTGAAACGGTGATCAGGATTTTAAAGAAACTGGAAAGTGAAGATATCGTTAAGATCGTAAAGGGAAGGGTATATTACTAA
- a CDS encoding response regulator transcription factor, which produces MRKIFLVEDNEAIREILEIFLTSENYNVKSFATVEEFAARDVCETPDLYLFDVMLRDGSGIDLCRQIKEDHDNKNIPVIIMSAHAGLGHFENLCEPEDFIAKPFDIDHVLEKIRNLLN; this is translated from the coding sequence ATGAGAAAGATTTTTTTAGTAGAAGACAATGAAGCGATTAGGGAAATTCTTGAAATATTTCTGACCTCTGAAAATTATAATGTAAAATCCTTTGCTACTGTAGAAGAGTTTGCAGCACGGGATGTCTGTGAAACCCCGGACTTATATCTGTTCGATGTCATGCTTCGTGACGGGTCCGGAATTGATCTGTGCCGCCAGATCAAAGAGGATCATGACAATAAAAATATTCCCGTTATTATCATGAGTGCACATGCAGGCCTTGGCCACTTTGAAAATCTGTGCGAACCTGAAGACTTTATTGCCAAACCGTTTGATATTGATCATGTACTGGAAAAAATCCGGAATCTGCTCAACTAA
- a CDS encoding lipase family protein, whose product MTNPSLDAYQQIFGMACIVGRAAGYTGTQDNLQLQLQYDLSFYLNNVPPVACMKQTAPSTADPSVTTVLGSWSLVWGPAVLEEKVDGLPTGVADNALFVAQCNAVQFPGGPEMPVYAVAISGTNPDSVFDWKDEDFAVSKVVNWNTYNPSDFTPSPYDGSEPFISGGTAVGVSNLLGLISPDTAAAPGTSLEQFLSGAKTDPGTALIFCGHSLAGALSPTLALYLQTQKKLGAFEMTLVYPTAGPTPGEINFANLFNNTFPALPSGWEPQTLPYQSWNTMHWNKLDVVPHAWQKEDLQMIAAIYGHSLSKSTAFNLSALQAIAIYDASKSGATYTRIRNSSLPGTIQYWNGSTAVNVPPQSMDDYVNQLALQHINLYSGIKPTPNDPSGVAGLILPEPLPKSTLAGLVPGVVPILKAEIIKKTIDQIIAWIAAHVDSEVKEMMAL is encoded by the coding sequence ATGACAAATCCATCTTTAGACGCTTACCAACAGATATTTGGTATGGCATGTATCGTAGGGCGTGCCGCAGGTTACACCGGTACGCAGGATAATCTGCAGCTTCAGCTTCAGTATGACCTGTCCTTTTACCTGAACAATGTCCCGCCCGTAGCCTGCATGAAACAGACCGCCCCATCTACCGCTGATCCTTCCGTAACAACGGTACTGGGCAGCTGGAGTCTCGTTTGGGGACCGGCAGTGCTTGAAGAAAAGGTGGACGGGCTCCCTACAGGGGTTGCTGATAATGCCCTGTTCGTAGCGCAGTGCAATGCCGTGCAGTTTCCGGGAGGCCCTGAAATGCCCGTTTATGCAGTTGCTATTTCAGGAACCAATCCTGATTCTGTATTCGACTGGAAAGATGAAGACTTTGCCGTATCGAAAGTCGTAAACTGGAACACGTATAACCCTTCTGACTTTACGCCTTCCCCTTATGACGGCAGCGAACCTTTTATATCAGGCGGTACCGCCGTGGGCGTAAGCAATCTTCTCGGGCTTATTTCACCGGACACGGCGGCGGCCCCCGGAACCAGCCTTGAGCAGTTTCTTTCCGGTGCTAAAACCGACCCGGGTACAGCCTTGATCTTCTGCGGACACAGCCTGGCCGGAGCCCTGTCTCCGACCCTCGCCCTATACCTGCAGACACAGAAAAAACTGGGTGCTTTTGAAATGACCCTGGTTTATCCTACCGCAGGACCGACACCGGGAGAAATTAATTTCGCCAACCTGTTCAACAATACATTTCCTGCTCTTCCTTCCGGATGGGAGCCACAGACGCTTCCGTACCAGAGCTGGAATACCATGCACTGGAATAAACTGGATGTGGTGCCCCACGCCTGGCAGAAGGAAGACCTGCAGATGATTGCCGCTATTTACGGTCATTCGCTGTCAAAATCCACAGCTTTTAACTTATCTGCCCTGCAGGCTATTGCCATTTATGATGCTTCGAAATCAGGAGCGACTTATACGAGGATCCGGAACAGCTCATTGCCGGGAACAATTCAGTACTGGAACGGATCTACTGCGGTTAATGTGCCTCCGCAATCAATGGATGATTATGTAAACCAACTGGCCCTGCAGCATATTAACCTGTATTCCGGCATCAAACCCACCCCGAATGATCCCTCCGGAGTTGCCGGACTGATCCTTCCTGAGCCTCTGCCTAAGTCCACATTAGCCGGATTGGTACCGGGTGTGGTCCCTATATTAAAAGCCGAAATCATCAAAAAGACCATCGACCAGATTATCGCCTGGATTGCAGCGCATGTTGATTCAGAAGTGAAGGAAATGATGGCACTGTAG
- a CDS encoding DUF6660 family protein has protein sequence MNFLKLLLTIYFMVLSVVPCNDVNAQSQNNVKLPYGNLQNQEDSHSKDHGDICSPFCCCNCCQMPAASCRFEPLSILPDRITEYFSKKIHFRKNNFAYSVYHHIWQPPKI, from the coding sequence ATGAATTTTCTGAAACTGCTGTTAACAATCTATTTCATGGTGCTCTCTGTGGTTCCATGCAATGATGTCAATGCGCAGTCACAAAATAATGTAAAACTGCCTTACGGAAATTTACAGAACCAAGAAGATTCACATTCAAAAGATCATGGCGACATCTGTTCTCCTTTTTGCTGCTGCAACTGCTGCCAGATGCCGGCTGCATCATGCCGGTTTGAGCCTTTAAGCATTTTGCCCGATAGAATCACGGAATATTTTTCAAAGAAAATTCATTTCCGGAAAAATAATTTTGCCTATTCGGTGTACCACCATATCTGGCAGCCTCCCAAAATTTAA